A part of Hippopotamus amphibius kiboko isolate mHipAmp2 chromosome 16, mHipAmp2.hap2, whole genome shotgun sequence genomic DNA contains:
- the CD79A gene encoding B-cell antigen receptor complex-associated protein alpha chain, protein MPGGPGALGTPPATIFLLLISAAGLGPRCQALSVKSGPTSVTVSVGDEARLPCEHSGGKGNLNITWFRVLQGNSSWPPVKLHWSQGPNNELIIQQVNKSHRGMYMCEVKEGQQTQHSCGTYLRVLEPLPRPFLDMGEGTKNNIITAEGIILLICAVVPGTLLLFRKRWQNMKFGADVQDDYEDENLYEGLNLDDCSMYEDISRGLQGTYQDVGSLHIGDVQLEKP, encoded by the exons ATGCCTGGGGGTCCCGGAGCCCTCGGAACCCCGCCTGCCACCATCTTTCTCCTCTTGATCTCCGCTGCTGGCCTGG GCCCCAGGTGCCAGGCCCTGTCGGTGAAGTCGGGCCCAACATCGGTGACAGTGAGCGTGGGGGACGAGGCCCGCCTCCCGTGCGAACACAGTGGCGGCAAAGGTAACCTCAACATCACCTGGTTTCGCGTCCTCCAAGGCAACTCCTCGTGGCCCCCCGTAAAGCTGCACTGGAGCCAGGGCCCCAACAACGAGCTGATCATCCAGCAAGTGAACAAAAGCCACAGGGGCATGTATATGTGTGAAGTCAAGGAGGGCCAGCAGACCCAGCACTCCTGCGGGACCTACCTCCGTGTGCTTG AGCCGCTCCCCAGGCCCTTCCTGGACATGGGGGAGGGCACCAAGAACAACATCATCACAGCTGAGGGGATCATCCTACTGATCTGCGCCGTGGTGCCTGGGACGCTGCTGCTCTTCAGG AAACGATGGCAGAACATGAAATTCGGGGCAGATGTCCAGGATGATTACGAAGACGAAAATCTTTACGAG ggccttaaCCTCGATGACTGCTCCATGTATGAGGACATATCCCGAGGCCTCCAGGGCACCTACCAGGATGTGGGCAGCCTGCACATCGGAGACGTTCAGCTGGAGAAGCCGTGA
- the LOC130838761 gene encoding 60S ribosomal protein L39 — MSSHKTFRIKRFLAKKQKQNRPIPQWIRMKTGNKIRYNSKRRHWRRTKLGL; from the coding sequence ATGTCTTCTCACAAGACTTTCAGGATCAAGCGATTCCTggccaagaaacaaaagcagaatcgTCCCATTCCCCAATGGATTCGAATGAAAACCGGTAATAAAATCAGGTACAACTCCAAGAGAAGACATTGGAGAAGAACCAAGCTGGGTCTGTAA